One window of the bacterium genome contains the following:
- a CDS encoding ATP-grasp domain-containing protein: MEFRSQNFIPALLGSDINTYSVARAFHEAYGVKSAVLGKASSGPSHFSKIADFYMEPEIDNEKLFLTIINSFASKHPEKKIILLACGDSYVELIGKHKKGLRDNIIAPYIDEEMMAKLMKKETFYKLCDQYNLPHPATLVHKKSDGLSFNLPFPFPVIVKPSNGVNYWKHHFDGQKKVYKLNDRSELEKVLTEIYLAGYDDSLIIQEFIPGDDSKMRVLTCYSDKNGKVRLSALGHVLLEEHTPKGLGNHAVIINENDSELEEKIRRFLEDMHFVGFSNMDIKYDERDGKFKIFELNVRQGRSNYYVTAGGHNIAEYVAGEYIFGKIPDFTDKAREKLWLVIPFRVAYKHVRDLALRQKMKELSAKGQIINPLFYKGDYSFRRTLYLVRSYLSHFWKYYKYF; the protein is encoded by the coding sequence ATGGAATTCAGGAGTCAAAACTTTATACCGGCACTCTTGGGAAGCGACATAAACACATACAGCGTGGCCAGAGCTTTTCACGAGGCCTATGGCGTAAAATCAGCCGTTTTAGGGAAGGCATCTTCAGGCCCCAGCCATTTCAGCAAAATAGCGGATTTTTACATGGAGCCGGAAATTGACAACGAAAAGCTTTTTTTAACCATAATAAACTCTTTCGCCTCAAAACACCCCGAAAAGAAAATCATTCTTTTGGCTTGTGGCGACTCTTATGTGGAACTTATCGGCAAACATAAGAAGGGATTGAGAGACAACATCATAGCCCCTTATATAGACGAGGAGATGATGGCCAAGCTCATGAAAAAGGAGACGTTTTACAAACTCTGCGACCAATACAATCTTCCGCATCCAGCGACTTTGGTACATAAAAAAAGTGACGGTCTTTCTTTTAACCTCCCCTTCCCCTTCCCTGTTATCGTAAAGCCCTCAAACGGAGTGAACTATTGGAAACACCATTTTGACGGACAGAAAAAAGTTTATAAATTAAACGACCGGTCGGAACTTGAAAAGGTTTTGACGGAAATATACTTGGCCGGCTATGATGACTCCTTAATAATACAGGAATTTATTCCCGGCGATGACTCCAAAATGCGGGTTCTGACTTGCTATAGCGATAAAAACGGTAAAGTCCGGCTCTCTGCCCTCGGCCACGTCCTGCTTGAGGAGCACACGCCAAAGGGTCTTGGAAACCACGCAGTCATTATAAATGAAAATGACTCTGAACTTGAAGAGAAAATTCGTCGCTTTTTGGAGGACATGCATTTTGTCGGTTTTTCCAATATGGACATCAAATACGACGAAAGAGACGGCAAGTTTAAGATTTTTGAACTTAACGTCAGACAGGGCCGTAGCAACTACTACGTAACCGCCGGCGGGCATAACATCGCCGAGTACGTGGCGGGCGAATATATTTTCGGGAAAATTCCGGACTTTACCGACAAAGCGCGCGAGAAACTCTGGCTGGTCATACCTTTTCGGGTAGCTTACAAACACGTTAGAGACCTGGCGCTCCGCCAAAAAATGAAAGAACTTTCCGCCAAAGGCCAAATTATCAATCCGCTTTTTTACAAAGGGGACTACTCTTTTAGGCGGACACTTTATCTTGTACGGTCATATTTAAGTCACTTTTGGAAGTATTATAAATATTTTTAA
- a CDS encoding amino acid racemase, giving the protein MKERKKVGVLGGMGPLATEYFFKEILERTEASKDQEHIDMIIYNHASLPDRTDVILNKKYEPFLSLVKEDAKALEKMGAEVIVIPCNTTHFFYDLIQEEISAPIINMPLESVRSAKKLFGAKKIGVLATTGTREGRVYEKYCEEEDMEVILPSDKNQEILMNLIYEGIKKEGRADKKKFEIVTKELYEKGAEVLIFACTELSYFKGDFQTQTAGRYLDSLSVLAEKTIEAAGAKIKQ; this is encoded by the coding sequence ATGAAGGAACGAAAAAAAGTAGGAGTTTTGGGCGGTATGGGGCCTCTTGCCACGGAGTATTTTTTCAAAGAAATACTGGAGAGGACAGAAGCGTCCAAAGACCAGGAACATATAGACATGATAATCTATAACCACGCTTCCCTGCCCGACCGTACAGATGTGATACTGAACAAAAAATACGAACCGTTTCTCTCCCTTGTCAAAGAAGACGCCAAGGCCCTTGAAAAAATGGGGGCAGAGGTTATTGTTATTCCTTGCAATACTACGCACTTTTTCTACGACCTTATCCAAGAAGAAATCTCCGCGCCAATCATAAATATGCCTCTTGAGAGTGTCAGGAGCGCAAAAAAACTTTTTGGGGCAAAAAAAATAGGAGTTTTGGCAACCACAGGCACAAGAGAGGGACGGGTATACGAGAAATATTGCGAAGAGGAAGACATGGAAGTGATTTTGCCGTCGGATAAAAATCAAGAAATCCTCATGAACCTTATATACGAGGGCATCAAAAAAGAAGGAAGAGCTGATAAGAAAAAATTTGAAATCGTGACAAAAGAACTCTACGAAAAAGGAGCGGAGGTACTCATATTTGCTTGCACTGAATTATCATACTTTAAAGGCGACTTTCAAACTCAAACTGCCGGCAGATACTTGGACTCTCTGTCTGTTTTGGCAGAAAAAACCATAGAAGCCGCCGGCGCTAAAATCAAACAATGA
- the rpmA gene encoding 50S ribosomal protein L27, with protein sequence MATKKAGGTAKNLTDSQPKYLGVKLYAGQKAGIGSVIVRQRGTRYLPGKNVGLGKDHTLFALKEGKVSYTNRRKIRWNGDKLTKKQVHVT encoded by the coding sequence ATGGCAACAAAAAAGGCGGGCGGTACAGCTAAAAACCTGACTGATTCACAACCAAAGTATCTTGGCGTCAAACTTTATGCCGGACAAAAAGCGGGTATTGGTTCCGTTATTGTTCGTCAAAGAGGCACGCGGTACTTGCCCGGTAAAAACGTAGGTCTGGGAAAAGACCATACTCTTTTCGCTCTCAAGGAAGGCAAGGTCTCTTACACCAACAGGAGAAAAATCAGGTGGAACGGCGACAAACTGACCAAAAAACAAGTTCACGTTACGTAA
- the murE gene encoding UDP-N-acetylmuramyl-tripeptide synthetase, translated as MRSFFRKIIPVGLRRTYGSVCHFIVAVCGAAFYGFPSEKLIVIGITGTKGKTSTANFIWSALQNGGIKTGILTTANIRIGEKELRNDYHMTMLGRSEIQKYLRQMVSERCKVAVVETTSEGIKQFRHKGINYDFLVFTNLSPEHLPSHGGSFEMYKQAKGKIFSSLHKHRHKIIDGRKVDKVIMVNSDDDEKNYFLSFKADKKITFGLKEGASVLAENIKAEGFSVSFKVDGSNFDLRLPGVFNVYNALPAVAIGRFLGVSDEKIANGFKELATIPGRMEVVQKEPFTAIVDYAHEGRSMEAALLTAKLLSGSHKVIVVLGAEGGGRYKGKRPVMGRVAAERADFIIVSNVDAYEDDPREIAEDIAKSAESAGAKREETLYVVLDRRLGIRKALSLATGGDVVIVTGKGAEQTITINGKTLPWDDRVVVREELNRLKNQP; from the coding sequence ATGAGAAGTTTTTTTAGAAAAATAATTCCTGTTGGACTGCGACGGACATACGGAAGCGTTTGTCATTTCATCGTGGCCGTCTGCGGAGCGGCTTTTTACGGTTTTCCGTCGGAAAAACTCATAGTTATCGGCATTACGGGAACAAAGGGTAAAACAAGCACAGCCAATTTCATATGGAGCGCTTTGCAAAACGGAGGAATAAAAACCGGAATTTTAACAACGGCCAACATACGCATCGGTGAAAAGGAGTTGAGAAACGACTATCACATGACCATGCTTGGCCGTAGCGAAATACAAAAATACTTGAGGCAAATGGTAAGCGAGCGTTGCAAAGTGGCGGTTGTGGAAACCACTTCCGAGGGCATAAAACAGTTCCGTCATAAAGGAATAAACTATGATTTTTTGGTTTTTACAAACTTGTCTCCGGAGCATCTTCCCTCTCATGGAGGCAGTTTTGAAATGTACAAACAAGCAAAAGGAAAGATTTTTAGTTCTCTCCATAAACACAGACACAAAATCATAGACGGCAGAAAAGTGGACAAGGTCATTATGGTCAACAGCGATGATGATGAAAAAAATTATTTTTTGTCTTTTAAAGCCGACAAAAAAATAACTTTCGGACTAAAAGAAGGGGCGTCGGTCTTGGCCGAGAACATTAAAGCCGAAGGATTTTCAGTGTCTTTCAAAGTAGATGGCAGTAACTTTGATTTGCGTCTTCCGGGCGTTTTTAACGTGTACAACGCCCTGCCGGCCGTAGCTATCGGTCGTTTCCTTGGCGTATCGGACGAAAAAATAGCAAACGGTTTTAAAGAATTGGCCACAATTCCCGGCCGAATGGAAGTCGTGCAAAAAGAGCCATTCACGGCCATAGTTGACTACGCTCACGAGGGGCGTTCAATGGAGGCCGCTCTTCTCACCGCTAAACTGCTCTCGGGTAGCCACAAAGTCATTGTGGTTTTAGGCGCGGAGGGCGGTGGCCGTTATAAGGGCAAACGTCCCGTCATGGGTCGCGTGGCGGCGGAGAGGGCCGACTTTATTATCGTAAGCAACGTTGACGCCTACGAGGACGACCCGAGAGAAATAGCGGAAGATATTGCCAAATCGGCAGAGAGCGCCGGAGCCAAAAGAGAAGAGACCTTGTATGTTGTACTGGACAGACGTCTAGGCATCCGCAAAGCCCTATCTCTCGCGACGGGTGGCGACGTCGTCATAGTAACCGGAAAAGGAGCGGAGCAAACAATAACAATAAACGGAAAAACACTTCCGTGGGATGACAGAGTGGTCGTAAGAGAAGAATTGAATCGGCTGAAAAACCAGCCGTGA
- a CDS encoding 3'-5' exonuclease, with amino-acid sequence MIVVDVETTGTDPHVHGIVSVGAVDLASPERRFYDECRVFEGAHVMEEALGINGFTEKEIHDPSKKTEEQVLRSFIPWAMDTDDHTLAGHNPIFDISMLQTAAKRYGLDWPFPHRSIDSHSVCFAHMIWKGKKPPTEKGRTALNLDSVLKYVGLPPEPRPHNGLQGALRAAEALSRLLYGKGLLPEFEKCPIWGDLPS; translated from the coding sequence ATGATAGTTGTTGACGTAGAAACGACCGGAACAGACCCACACGTTCACGGTATTGTATCCGTTGGGGCCGTGGATTTGGCAAGTCCGGAAAGGAGGTTTTACGATGAGTGTCGCGTCTTTGAAGGCGCCCATGTGATGGAAGAAGCTCTCGGTATAAACGGTTTTACGGAAAAAGAAATACACGATCCGAGCAAAAAAACCGAAGAACAAGTTTTGAGGTCTTTTATTCCTTGGGCCATGGATACCGATGACCACACCTTGGCGGGACACAATCCTATTTTTGATATTTCCATGCTTCAAACGGCCGCCAAACGATACGGACTTGATTGGCCTTTTCCGCACAGGAGTATAGACAGTCATTCTGTTTGTTTTGCTCACATGATATGGAAAGGGAAGAAACCGCCGACAGAAAAGGGCAGGACAGCTCTTAACCTTGATTCCGTCTTAAAATATGTCGGTTTACCGCCTGAACCAAGGCCACACAACGGCCTGCAAGGAGCTTTACGGGCGGCGGAAGCGCTGTCGCGACTTCTTTACGGCAAGGGTCTTTTGCCGGAGTTTGAAAAATGCCCCATTTGGGGAGATTTGCCCTCTTGA